Sequence from the Sphingomonas koreensis genome:
GCGCGGCCTTTCGGGCTTCGCGCCCTATGATCCGAACGATTGAAGCGCGCGATGCGGATCATCGACGTCAACGAATATTATTCGCCCACCGGCGGCGGCGTGCGGACCTATCTCGACCGCAAGATGCGCATCCTGGCCGAGCTCGGCCATGAGCTGATCGTCATCGCCCCGTTCGAAGAGGACCGGATCGAGGATCGCCCGGATGGCGGGCGCATCTACTGGGTCAAGGCACCGCCGCTGATCGTCGACCGCAACTACTGGCTGTTCAAGGACATGGCACCGGTCATCCAGCTGCTCGATCAGCTGAAACCCGACGTCGTCGAGAACAGCTCGCCCTGGCGCCCGGCCTGGGGCGTCGGCAACTGGCAGGGCGACGCGCTCAAGGTCTTTTTCGCGCACAACGACAATATCGGCGCCTATCCGCAGCGCTGGCTGGCGCCCTTTGCCAGCCCCGACCGGATCGAGCAGATGTTCGGTTGGTACACGCGCTACATGAACAAGTTTCTCGAGGGCTATGACGCCTTCGTGACCAACGGTCCGGCGCTCGCGAAACGCTATCGCCGCCGCGGCATCCATGTTGATGCGGCGATGCCGCTCGGCATCGATCGCAACCATTTCTCGCCCGGGCTGCGCGACGAGGAGCTGCGTGCATCGATGCTCGCACAGCTCGATCTGCCGCCAGAGGGGCATTTGCTCATCGGGCTCGGACGCCACCACAAGGAGAAACGCTGGCCGGTGGTGATCGACGCGGTCGAGCGCGCAGGCGCGCAGATGCCGGTCGGCCTCATGCTGCTCGGCGACGGCCCGCAACGCTCCGCACTCGAACGCCAGATCGCCGGCAA
This genomic interval carries:
- a CDS encoding glycosyltransferase, which codes for MRIIDVNEYYSPTGGGVRTYLDRKMRILAELGHELIVIAPFEEDRIEDRPDGGRIYWVKAPPLIVDRNYWLFKDMAPVIQLLDQLKPDVVENSSPWRPAWGVGNWQGDALKVFFAHNDNIGAYPQRWLAPFASPDRIEQMFGWYTRYMNKFLEGYDAFVTNGPALAKRYRRRGIHVDAAMPLGIDRNHFSPGLRDEELRASMLAQLDLPPEGHLLIGLGRHHKEKRWPVVIDAVERAGAQMPVGLMLLGDGPQRSALERQIAGNTHIRLFRPVYDRERFSRILASADALIHGSDQEPFGLVASEALASGLPLIVPNDGGCAEVADPLFAETYQGGDSKSAAAAIRRLFAREPAILRAAARHAAGQVLSDRDHAIALVDLYSELIAERAGGVARRQRV